The following proteins come from a genomic window of Maribacter algicola:
- a CDS encoding putative signal transducing protein has protein sequence MKSDYIKVFGGNVTQSDCVEQLLKENDISPIVKSESESARLAGFGTPLPHISEIFVHKDEEAQALTIISQLNWDE, from the coding sequence ATGAAATCGGATTATATTAAAGTATTTGGTGGAAATGTCACTCAAAGCGATTGTGTGGAGCAATTGTTAAAGGAAAACGATATAAGTCCGATTGTTAAAAGCGAAAGTGAATCGGCTAGATTAGCCGGTTTTGGAACCCCCTTGCCCCATATCTCGGAAATTTTTGTCCATAAGGACGAGGAAGCGCAAGCTTTAACAATCATTTCCCAATTGAATTGGGACGAATAA
- the mnmA gene encoding tRNA 2-thiouridine(34) synthase MnmA gives MKKVVVGLSGGVDSSVAAYLLKEQGYDVIGLFMKNWHDDSVTISEECPWLEDSNDALIVAEKLGIPFQTVDLSAQYKERIVDYMFREYEMGRTPNPDVLCNREIKFDVFLKIAMELGADYVATGHYCRKGTLVNPDGTETYQLLAGKDKNKDQSYFLCQLSQEQLSRTLFPIGELTKPEVRQIAAKMDLITADKKDSQGLCFIGKVRLPEFLQQQLKPKKGKIIEVASTESKYNQVVPHFDDKVSELEFFAKKPQYTLADGNVVGEHQGAHYFTKGQRKGLQVGGTKEPLFVIETDVDENVIYTGQGKSHPGLYRRTLFVQESEIHWVRPDLRLKTEENLSVKARIRYRQELQNAILYKIENGLYVDFEEEQSAITEGQFVAWYQDDELLGSGVIS, from the coding sequence ATGAAAAAAGTTGTAGTTGGACTTTCCGGGGGAGTAGATTCCAGCGTGGCAGCCTATCTTTTAAAGGAGCAAGGCTATGATGTCATTGGGCTTTTTATGAAAAATTGGCACGATGATTCCGTAACCATCTCTGAGGAATGCCCGTGGTTAGAGGATAGCAATGATGCGCTCATTGTTGCTGAAAAACTGGGTATTCCTTTTCAAACTGTGGACCTGAGTGCACAGTACAAGGAAAGAATTGTGGACTATATGTTCCGTGAATATGAAATGGGACGCACGCCTAACCCTGATGTACTTTGCAATAGGGAAATCAAATTCGATGTTTTTCTCAAAATTGCCATGGAGTTAGGCGCGGATTATGTAGCTACGGGCCATTATTGCAGAAAAGGGACCCTTGTTAATCCCGATGGTACGGAAACCTATCAGCTTTTGGCCGGCAAGGATAAAAACAAGGATCAGTCCTATTTTTTATGCCAACTTTCCCAAGAACAATTGTCAAGGACATTGTTTCCCATTGGTGAGTTAACCAAACCCGAAGTACGGCAAATTGCCGCAAAAATGGATTTGATTACGGCCGATAAAAAAGACTCGCAAGGTTTGTGTTTTATAGGAAAAGTTCGCCTTCCCGAATTTTTGCAGCAACAATTGAAACCCAAAAAAGGTAAAATTATAGAGGTTGCCTCAACAGAAAGTAAATATAATCAGGTTGTACCGCACTTTGATGATAAGGTTTCCGAACTTGAGTTTTTTGCAAAAAAGCCCCAGTATACCCTTGCGGATGGTAACGTGGTAGGGGAGCACCAAGGGGCCCATTATTTTACCAAAGGTCAGCGTAAAGGACTACAAGTAGGGGGAACCAAAGAGCCGTTGTTCGTTATTGAAACCGATGTTGACGAGAATGTGATTTACACGGGACAAGGAAAATCGCACCCCGGACTTTACAGGAGAACTTTGTTCGTTCAGGAGTCGGAAATACATTGGGTCAGACCGGATTTACGCTTAAAAACCGAAGAAAACTTATCCGTTAAGGCAAGGATCAGGTATCGCCAAGAACTTCAAAATGCCATTCTTTATAAAATTGAAAATGGATTGTACGTGGATTTTGAGGAAGAGCAATCGGCCATAACGGAAGGACAATTTGTAGCTTGGTATCAGGATGACGAGCTTCTAGGTTCCGGGGTTATTTCATAA
- a CDS encoding HEAT repeat domain-containing protein, with product MRFVINSLLLLFLLLIISCKDKNPVETPVVIYEDSTAIAKKVESARAGVSAIVADGLKLSLWATDSLAPDPIAMDVDNEGRIYITRSNRNKNSEFDIRGHRDWMTASIGLQSVEDRRDFLRETFAPEKSKENQWFPDLNNDSIHDWQDLAVQKDEVWMLEDSDGDGIADVSTQILNDFNDEINDVAGALLVRDEDVFVGIGPDMYRLKDTNGDKILDEKTSIATGFAVHIGFGGHGMSGATQGPDGKIYWGIGDIGANITTVDGVNHKYPNQGVIVRSNPDGSNFEVFARGLRNTHEFVFDAYGNIISSDNDGDHKGESERLVHIVEGSDAGWRANWQYGKYTDPNNNGYNVWMDEKLYVPRWEGQAAYIIPPIQNFHNGPTGMLYNPGTALGKKWLDKFFLVEFVGDPSRSHIWSFDLKPKGASFELGSDESILTGVLPTGIAFGPDGALYLADWINGWGSKDFGRVWKLDVTETENDLEQQRLETQKLMTHNYKDDDTENLIKLLSYEDMRIRLKAQFELANRTFWGYRALEKAIVEEENQFAKIHAIWGIGQIASDNPKKAEPLVPLLSDSDSEIIAQVAKVLGDVRYPDASETLITLLKHENDRVKFYAAQALGRLAYEPAIEPLIQMLAVNDDQDLYLRHAAVLALSRIGKVEPMVALASHEDRSLRLAAVLVLRKLQSPEISVFLSDPDTYIVTEVARAINDDWSIEAALPDLAALLRNEKYKSEPLLRRAINAALRVGSDEALQDLIDFAKRETVSNVLRGEALSALSTWNKPSVLDRVDGRYRGEIIRDSSQLKNRLEQEIPVFLEQKNPEILIGVSKALSAVGIDSYNDKLFNIFRNSKNAEVRAAVLSALGNLDYGRMEVAMSLGMKDANEEVRTAAVGLLAQLNLPKEKLPTLVDPIFQNGSTREQQSMLNVLGDLPKDKTNAILNSLIDKASKNRLGQDIILDLMESVAATEDSVLIAKMDKLNDAGYTADSYLETLYGGNRWNGRDVFNSNPTAQCVRCHAVNGSGGEVGPPLDNIANILTREQILEALIEPSARLAPGYGTVNLTLTDGQMVSGVPLEENSKELLLRTSEAEPMRVPKGRIKKRENSVSAMPPMGRMITRRELRDLMEYLGSLKQQDKGA from the coding sequence ATGCGATTCGTAATTAACTCCCTGCTTTTACTATTCTTATTATTGATTATTTCCTGTAAAGACAAAAACCCCGTTGAGACACCTGTGGTGATTTATGAGGACAGTACGGCTATAGCTAAAAAAGTAGAATCCGCCCGAGCGGGGGTCTCCGCTATTGTAGCCGATGGACTAAAGTTAAGCCTATGGGCCACCGATTCTTTGGCACCCGATCCTATAGCAATGGATGTCGATAACGAGGGGAGAATATATATAACTAGGTCCAATAGGAACAAAAATTCCGAATTTGATATCCGCGGACATCGCGATTGGATGACAGCCTCCATTGGTTTGCAATCCGTTGAGGATAGAAGAGACTTTCTTAGAGAGACCTTTGCTCCGGAAAAAAGTAAGGAGAATCAATGGTTTCCAGATCTGAACAATGATTCTATTCATGATTGGCAGGACTTGGCTGTTCAAAAGGACGAGGTTTGGATGCTGGAAGATTCGGACGGTGATGGCATCGCGGACGTATCTACCCAGATTCTCAATGACTTCAATGATGAAATCAATGATGTTGCCGGGGCTCTTTTAGTTCGTGACGAGGATGTTTTTGTGGGCATTGGACCGGATATGTATCGCCTGAAGGATACCAATGGAGATAAAATCTTGGATGAAAAAACAAGTATAGCGACCGGCTTTGCGGTACATATTGGTTTTGGTGGACATGGTATGTCCGGGGCCACCCAAGGTCCCGATGGTAAAATATATTGGGGCATAGGCGATATTGGTGCGAACATCACTACTGTTGATGGGGTCAACCATAAATACCCCAATCAAGGGGTCATCGTACGTAGCAATCCAGATGGAAGTAATTTTGAGGTCTTTGCCCGTGGACTACGAAATACCCATGAATTTGTGTTTGATGCCTACGGAAATATTATTTCCTCCGATAATGATGGGGACCACAAGGGCGAGAGCGAGCGTTTGGTGCATATTGTAGAAGGGTCTGACGCTGGCTGGCGTGCCAACTGGCAATATGGGAAGTATACTGACCCGAACAATAATGGATACAATGTTTGGATGGACGAAAAATTATATGTTCCAAGATGGGAAGGACAAGCCGCTTACATCATTCCACCAATTCAAAATTTTCACAACGGTCCCACCGGAATGCTTTATAACCCGGGAACGGCCTTGGGAAAAAAATGGTTGGACAAATTCTTTTTGGTGGAGTTTGTAGGTGATCCCAGCAGGTCCCACATCTGGTCCTTTGATCTAAAACCGAAAGGGGCATCTTTTGAACTGGGTTCGGACGAATCCATTTTAACAGGAGTTTTGCCTACTGGTATCGCCTTTGGACCTGACGGAGCCTTGTATCTGGCCGATTGGATCAATGGATGGGGGTCCAAAGATTTTGGTAGGGTTTGGAAATTGGATGTTACGGAAACGGAAAACGATTTGGAACAACAACGTTTGGAGACCCAAAAGCTGATGACCCATAATTATAAAGATGATGACACTGAAAACCTCATCAAGTTATTAAGTTATGAGGATATGCGTATCAGGTTAAAGGCCCAGTTTGAACTTGCAAATAGGACATTTTGGGGATATCGGGCCTTGGAAAAGGCCATCGTGGAAGAAGAAAACCAGTTCGCCAAGATACATGCCATTTGGGGTATTGGCCAAATTGCATCGGATAATCCAAAAAAAGCGGAACCATTAGTGCCATTGTTATCGGATAGCGATTCCGAGATTATTGCCCAAGTAGCCAAAGTATTGGGCGACGTTCGGTACCCCGATGCATCGGAAACATTAATAACATTGCTGAAACATGAGAACGATAGGGTTAAATTTTACGCGGCACAGGCATTGGGACGTTTGGCCTACGAACCTGCCATAGAGCCTTTAATCCAAATGCTTGCCGTCAATGATGACCAAGACCTCTATTTGAGGCATGCTGCGGTTCTTGCCCTTTCCAGAATAGGCAAGGTAGAGCCAATGGTTGCTTTGGCAAGCCATGAAGATAGAAGTCTCCGTTTGGCGGCCGTATTGGTACTGAGAAAACTTCAGAGTCCGGAAATAAGCGTATTCCTTTCAGATCCGGACACCTATATTGTTACGGAAGTGGCCAGGGCCATCAACGATGATTGGTCTATAGAAGCTGCCTTGCCGGATCTTGCTGCACTACTGAGAAACGAAAAGTACAAATCTGAACCCTTGTTGAGAAGGGCCATCAATGCGGCGTTGCGTGTGGGAAGTGATGAGGCCTTACAGGACCTGATTGATTTTGCAAAAAGAGAGACCGTTTCCAATGTTTTAAGGGGCGAGGCGCTATCGGCCTTAAGTACATGGAACAAACCTTCTGTTTTAGACCGGGTCGATGGTAGGTATAGGGGCGAAATCATCAGGGATAGCAGTCAGTTAAAAAACCGATTGGAGCAGGAAATCCCCGTTTTTCTGGAGCAAAAAAATCCTGAAATCCTTATTGGAGTGTCAAAAGCTTTAAGTGCCGTAGGTATCGATAGCTATAATGACAAACTCTTCAACATTTTCAGGAATAGTAAAAATGCGGAAGTTAGGGCCGCCGTTTTATCGGCCTTGGGAAATCTGGACTACGGAAGAATGGAAGTGGCCATGTCCTTGGGCATGAAAGATGCCAACGAGGAAGTGAGAACCGCGGCTGTGGGTTTATTGGCCCAATTAAACCTTCCCAAAGAAAAACTTCCAACCTTGGTCGACCCCATATTTCAAAATGGGTCCACAAGGGAACAACAAAGTATGTTGAATGTATTGGGTGATCTACCCAAGGATAAAACCAATGCCATCTTGAACAGCCTCATTGACAAAGCGAGTAAAAATAGGTTGGGACAAGATATCATCCTCGATTTAATGGAGTCTGTAGCGGCAACCGAAGATTCTGTTTTAATCGCCAAAATGGACAAGCTGAATGACGCGGGCTACACGGCCGATTCATATTTAGAGACTTTGTACGGAGGCAATAGATGGAACGGAAGGGATGTTTTTAATAGTAACCCAACGGCCCAGTGTGTGCGCTGTCATGCAGTAAACGGCTCGGGAGGAGAGGTAGGTCCCCCGCTGGATAATATCGCGAATATTTTGACGCGTGAACAAATTTTGGAAGCCCTTATTGAACCCAGTGCTAGATTGGCACCAGGATATGGCACCGTAAACCTCACCCTAACCGATGGACAAATGGTCTCCGGCGTACCTTTGGAAGAAAACAGCAAAGAACTGCTGTTGCGTACTTCTGAAGCGGAACCTATGCGCGTTCCTAAAGGAAGAATAAAAAAGAGGGAGAACTCGGTTTCCGCCATGCCTCCCATGGGCAGAATGATTACAAGAAGGGAACTTAGGGATTTAATGGAGTACTTGGGTAGTTTGAAACAACAAGATAAAGGAGCTTAA
- a CDS encoding 3-keto-disaccharide hydrolase, with protein sequence MKSRVLLFQILFSCFFMVCGQEGHPLEGRWNLTISQEGTDLPSWLEVMHSGNNTLIGRFTYAFGSARPVAEVKKFGDIFQFDIPPQWEPGASNMEFQFKMVGEGLEGTMVYTNGKTYTWVGEKAPELPYYDDYKLGKKIDLFNGKNLDGWEIKDGNQWKVVDGILTSDKSGVNLVSKEKFKDFKMHVEFRYPEGSNSGLYLRGRYEVQIADNIGLPPASIYFGGVYGLLAPNENAAMKAGEWQSFDITLIGRRVTIVANGKTVIEGQNILGMTGGALDNHEAEPGPILIQGDHGPVEFRAIELTPISQK encoded by the coding sequence ATGAAATCAAGAGTATTACTTTTCCAAATTCTTTTTAGTTGTTTTTTCATGGTCTGCGGCCAAGAAGGCCATCCATTGGAAGGTAGGTGGAACCTGACCATCTCGCAAGAAGGTACAGATTTGCCAAGTTGGTTGGAGGTCATGCATTCTGGGAATAATACACTAATTGGTAGGTTTACCTATGCTTTTGGGAGCGCCAGACCAGTGGCCGAGGTCAAAAAATTTGGGGACATCTTTCAGTTTGATATCCCGCCCCAATGGGAGCCTGGAGCATCCAATATGGAATTTCAATTTAAAATGGTGGGTGAGGGCCTGGAAGGAACCATGGTCTATACCAATGGAAAGACATATACGTGGGTAGGGGAGAAGGCCCCTGAGCTGCCTTATTACGATGATTATAAATTAGGCAAAAAAATCGACCTCTTCAATGGAAAAAACCTGGATGGTTGGGAGATAAAGGATGGCAACCAATGGAAAGTTGTGGATGGTATCTTGACCAGCGACAAATCTGGGGTGAATTTAGTTTCCAAGGAAAAATTCAAGGATTTTAAGATGCATGTGGAATTTAGATATCCTGAAGGAAGTAATAGTGGACTATATTTAAGGGGACGTTATGAGGTACAAATTGCCGATAATATTGGATTACCACCAGCATCCATTTATTTTGGAGGCGTCTACGGTCTTTTGGCCCCTAATGAAAATGCGGCAATGAAGGCTGGGGAATGGCAATCTTTTGATATCACTTTGATAGGGAGAAGGGTAACCATTGTGGCCAATGGAAAAACCGTTATTGAAGGACAAAATATCCTAGGTATGACGGGTGGCGCTTTGGATAACCATGAAGCTGAACCTGGTCCCATCTTAATTCAAGGAGACCATGGTCCCGTTGAATTTCGGGCTATCGAATTAACACCAATCAGCCAGAAATAA
- a CDS encoding DUF5004 domain-containing protein, translating to MNSHFIKKLGFAMLCMLFVNCNLNEDPVACPSPLTGDLLETEGTLVGTWKISAITADTEVDISNDSQDNPSTDIYNQSSDCSKDAFYTFNQNRTYTYNTGTQTDGCTKSTTSGTWQLSQNELLLVVSCGSNVYDVTFNEDDSQFSYTLSLDVQEVNGVLTGARITFTFSKEEEN from the coding sequence ATGAACTCGCATTTTATTAAGAAATTGGGATTTGCCATGCTATGCATGCTATTCGTTAATTGTAATCTAAACGAGGACCCCGTAGCATGTCCATCGCCTTTAACTGGAGATTTGTTGGAAACGGAAGGGACGCTTGTAGGTACCTGGAAAATCAGCGCAATAACGGCAGACACAGAGGTGGATATTAGCAATGATTCCCAAGACAATCCAAGCACGGATATTTACAACCAATCCAGCGATTGTTCCAAAGATGCATTTTACACATTCAATCAGAATAGGACATATACTTATAACACCGGTACTCAAACGGATGGCTGCACAAAGAGTACAACATCCGGGACTTGGCAATTGAGTCAAAACGAGCTTTTGCTGGTTGTATCCTGTGGTTCAAATGTTTATGATGTCACCTTTAACGAGGATGATTCACAATTTTCATATACCCTTTCCCTGGACGTTCAGGAAGTAAACGGTGTACTGACCGGTGCAAGAATTACATTTACATTTTCAAAGGAAGAAGAAAATTAA
- a CDS encoding NAD(P)H-dependent flavin oxidoreductase codes for MQNRITELFRVKYPIIQAGMVWASGWKLASAVSNAGGLGLIGAGSMYPEVLREHIRKCKRVTNKPFGVNVPMLYPEIDKIFKIIVEEGVKIVFTSAGNPKTWSSYLKDNGITVVHVVSSLKFALKAQEAGVNAIVAEGFEAGGHNGRDETTTFVLIPMVKEKIHIPIIAAGGIATGAGMLAAMVLGADGVQIGSRFVASEEASSHSSFKEEVVKAKEGDTQLTLKELTPVRLLKNKFYLEVQAAYDRDASFEELKSLLGRGRAKNGMFEGDLEEGELEIGQVSSIIHEIKPAKQIVEEIMCQYRDCLTLFCTGK; via the coding sequence ATGCAGAATAGGATTACAGAATTATTCCGTGTGAAATACCCAATTATTCAGGCAGGAATGGTATGGGCCAGTGGCTGGAAATTGGCATCGGCGGTTTCCAATGCCGGCGGATTGGGGCTAATTGGAGCAGGAAGTATGTATCCGGAAGTTTTAAGAGAGCATATTAGAAAATGTAAAAGGGTAACGAATAAGCCCTTTGGGGTCAATGTTCCTATGTTATATCCGGAGATTGACAAGATTTTCAAGATAATCGTAGAAGAAGGGGTTAAAATTGTTTTTACTTCCGCCGGTAACCCAAAAACGTGGTCTTCCTACCTAAAGGATAATGGAATAACGGTGGTACATGTTGTAAGTAGTTTAAAATTTGCATTAAAGGCCCAAGAGGCCGGAGTCAATGCCATTGTTGCCGAAGGTTTTGAAGCGGGGGGTCACAACGGAAGGGATGAAACTACGACCTTCGTACTTATCCCCATGGTTAAGGAGAAAATCCATATACCGATTATTGCTGCTGGGGGAATTGCAACCGGAGCGGGGATGCTCGCTGCCATGGTTCTTGGTGCCGATGGCGTACAAATTGGAAGTAGGTTTGTAGCGAGTGAAGAAGCTTCCAGTCATTCAAGTTTTAAGGAAGAGGTTGTAAAGGCCAAGGAAGGGGACACCCAGTTGACCTTGAAGGAATTGACTCCTGTGCGACTTTTAAAAAATAAATTTTACTTGGAAGTGCAAGCCGCCTACGATAGGGATGCCTCATTTGAAGAACTCAAAAGTCTTTTAGGCAGGGGCAGGGCCAAAAATGGAATGTTCGAAGGTGACTTGGAAGAAGGCGAACTAGAAATAGGTCAGGTTTCATCGATTATCCATGAAATAAAACCAGCTAAGCAAATTGTGGAGGAAATCATGTGTCAATACAGGGATTGTCTAACACTTTTTTGCACCGGGAAATAA
- a CDS encoding fasciclin domain-containing protein: MKTFKTFMKPAILLLMVAFFFSCSDDDQPSPIIIEDDNIVETAQATSSLSSLVSALSKADESSNNDLITTLSNEDIDFTVLAPSNEAFTDLLNRLDGFDSLDDFNSQQLQDLLATILTYHVVSGVAVTSDQLQEGQSITTVQGENLSVSLVGGVSFTDAAGEMASVTTADIQTENGVVHIIDKVLIPQSALDALSDVLLSSITDLAISVPNLSILVDALLTANGDLPAVLADGGPFTVFAPTNDAFEAFLTANNFASLDDVPVEVLTQVLLNHVVNGTNLSTDLTTGYVSSLSTAGPNDSNLSLFINTEGGVEINGVAEVTSADNKAINGVVHIVNSVIGLPNIVDHAVANPNLSSLVGALTTDENTTFTDLLSDSETDYTIFAPLNTAFGSFMNPDGNDLNAILSNHVISGTAATSGSLTNMYVNSLATNADGDNLSLYINVDDGVRINGTSTVAAADIVATNGIIHAVDTVIDLPTVVTFATADPNFSSLVGALTSEGQPDFVSVLSTSGEAPAPFTVFAPVNDAFAALSEVPSGDVLTAVLNHHVISGGNIVSNDLSDGLVSPATLEGDTLTFSINSENNVTIIDGSGNTDIGIIAVDVQAFNGVIHAINKVMIPNTSN, from the coding sequence ATGAAAACTTTTAAAACATTTATGAAGCCTGCCATTTTGCTCTTGATGGTGGCATTTTTCTTTTCTTGTAGTGACGACGATCAACCAAGTCCTATTATAATTGAAGACGACAACATTGTCGAAACTGCACAAGCAACAAGTTCCTTAAGTTCATTGGTTTCTGCCTTATCCAAAGCAGACGAAAGTTCCAATAATGATTTGATTACCACCTTGAGCAACGAGGACATTGATTTTACGGTATTGGCACCATCAAATGAAGCTTTTACGGACTTGTTGAATCGATTGGACGGATTTGATTCCCTTGATGATTTTAATAGCCAACAATTACAAGATTTATTGGCCACTATACTAACGTATCATGTGGTTTCAGGAGTTGCAGTTACTTCCGATCAGCTTCAAGAAGGTCAATCAATTACTACTGTCCAAGGTGAAAACTTAAGCGTAAGTTTAGTTGGAGGTGTTTCTTTTACAGACGCTGCTGGTGAAATGGCATCAGTTACTACTGCTGATATACAAACTGAAAATGGTGTCGTGCATATAATTGATAAGGTTCTAATACCCCAATCTGCTTTGGACGCGTTAAGTGACGTTTTATTAAGTTCCATTACAGATTTAGCAATCTCGGTACCAAACCTGAGCATTTTAGTGGATGCGCTATTGACCGCTAATGGTGATTTACCCGCTGTATTGGCCGATGGAGGTCCTTTTACCGTTTTTGCACCTACCAATGATGCTTTTGAAGCTTTCTTGACCGCAAACAATTTTGCCAGTCTTGACGACGTACCTGTTGAAGTTCTTACCCAAGTGTTATTAAACCATGTAGTTAATGGCACCAATTTATCTACAGATCTTACCACAGGTTATGTTTCTTCACTGTCAACAGCCGGGCCTAATGATAGTAACCTAAGCCTTTTCATAAATACGGAAGGTGGTGTTGAGATAAATGGGGTTGCAGAGGTAACCTCTGCGGATAACAAGGCGATTAATGGTGTAGTGCATATTGTAAATTCGGTCATTGGTCTACCAAATATAGTCGACCACGCAGTAGCAAATCCAAACCTATCTTCATTAGTAGGAGCTCTTACCACAGATGAAAATACAACTTTTACCGACTTGCTTTCCGATTCTGAAACAGATTATACTATTTTTGCACCTTTAAATACGGCATTTGGCAGCTTTATGAATCCAGATGGCAATGATTTAAATGCAATATTATCCAATCATGTAATTTCAGGAACAGCAGCAACTTCCGGAAGCTTGACCAATATGTATGTGAATAGTTTAGCTACCAATGCGGATGGTGATAACTTAAGTCTGTATATAAATGTAGATGATGGTGTACGGATAAATGGTACAAGTACAGTTGCTGCAGCAGATATTGTAGCGACGAACGGAATAATACATGCCGTGGATACCGTCATAGATTTACCTACCGTAGTTACTTTCGCAACGGCCGACCCCAACTTTAGCTCGTTGGTAGGCGCACTTACCAGCGAAGGCCAACCTGATTTTGTATCTGTATTAAGTACCTCTGGTGAGGCACCGGCTCCTTTCACGGTCTTCGCGCCAGTGAACGATGCTTTTGCCGCACTATCAGAAGTACCAAGTGGAGATGTTTTAACAGCTGTTCTCAATCATCACGTTATTTCAGGAGGAAATATTGTTTCAAATGATTTGAGCGATGGATTGGTTTCTCCTGCAACTTTAGAGGGGGACACGCTAACTTTTAGTATTAATTCTGAAAACAATGTTACAATAATCGATGGTTCAGGCAATACTGATATTGGAATCATTGCGGTGGATGTACAAGCCTTCAATGGTGTCATTCATGCCATTAATAAAGTGATGATACCAAACACCAGTAATTAA